The following proteins come from a genomic window of Fontisubflavum oceani:
- a CDS encoding nickel/cobalt transporter, translated as MRGGLIWLAIVLALGLAALFLTGADDALYHWALAEQRDTQNGLARALRALRAGEPGALIAFTGLCFAYGFFHAAGPGHGKILIGGYGAARRVGLWRLSGIALLSSLAQALTAIILVGAGIWLLGWGRERMTGLADETFAPLSFALIALVGLWLAWRGTRGLIGRNHTHTAGKDGTCSTCGHTHAPDADALSQATSWRDVAMLVGAVAIRPCTGALFILILTAQMGIFAIGVAGAFAMGLGTASVTVAVAIAAVTLREGALASLPGGAAIARAQPLLELGVGLIVALLAGSLALQAL; from the coding sequence ATGCGCGGCGGACTGATCTGGCTTGCCATTGTCTTGGCCCTCGGGCTGGCTGCGCTGTTTCTGACCGGCGCGGATGATGCGCTTTATCACTGGGCGTTAGCCGAGCAGCGCGACACGCAAAACGGCCTGGCCCGGGCGCTCCGCGCCTTGCGGGCTGGCGAGCCAGGCGCGCTGATCGCCTTCACCGGGCTTTGCTTCGCCTATGGGTTTTTTCATGCCGCTGGGCCGGGTCATGGCAAGATTCTGATCGGCGGCTATGGCGCGGCGCGGCGGGTTGGGCTGTGGCGGCTCTCCGGCATCGCGCTTCTGTCGAGCCTCGCGCAAGCCTTGACCGCGATTATACTGGTCGGCGCGGGTATTTGGCTTTTGGGCTGGGGCCGCGAGCGGATGACGGGCCTGGCGGATGAGACATTTGCGCCGCTCAGTTTTGCCCTGATCGCGCTCGTCGGACTCTGGCTTGCCTGGCGCGGCACGCGCGGGCTGATCGGGCGGAACCATACGCACACAGCAGGAAAGGATGGCACCTGCAGCACCTGCGGTCATACCCACGCCCCGGATGCCGACGCGCTCAGCCAGGCGACAAGTTGGCGCGATGTGGCGATGTTGGTGGGCGCGGTGGCGATCCGGCCCTGCACCGGGGCGCTCTTCATCTTGATCCTGACCGCGCAGATGGGGATTTTCGCCATCGGCGTTGCCGGGGCCTTTGCCATGGGGTTGGGCACGGCCAGCGTCACGGTCGCCGTGGCGATCGCGGCGGTGACCCTCCGCGAAGGGGCGTTGGCAAGCCTGCCGGGCGGTGCTGCCATCGCCCGGGCACAGCCGCTTCTTGAACTCGGCGTCGGCCTGATTGTCGCGCTCTTGGCGGGGAGCTTGGCACTGCAGGCGCTCTAG
- a CDS encoding ABC-F family ATP-binding cassette domain-containing protein — MARAPLLQLNDISLTFGGDPVFSGLDLVVQEGDRVALVGRNGSGKSTLLKIMAGLVEPDQGTRTLPPGTHTGYMEQEPDFEGYATLGDYALSDLGPDQAWRVEAAATGLKLRLEADVAQASGGERRRAALAKLLAEAPELMLLDEPTNHLDIEAIRWLEAELAQTRTAYVLISHDRAFLTALTRATLWVDRGKVRRQEKGFAHFEAWRDKTWEEEDLARHKLDRKIKAEARWAVEGISARRKRNMGRVRALGDLRAERANMIRRQGAAGMVLEAGPQSGKRVIEAKGISKSYGEKLILKPFDLRILRGDRIGFVGPNGAGKTTLLNILTGQLAPDTGSVTHGTGLEMAVFDQTRSALDPEATLWDSLTNDPLMGVNGRSDQVMVRGQPRHVVGYLKEFLFDDAQARAPIKSLSGGEKARLLLARIMARESNLLVLDEPTNDLDVETLDLLQDLLGDYPGTVLLVSHDRDFLDRVVTTTVAMEGDGQATIYAGGWTDYQTQRGEARKVDAVKPAGSKPAKQVAPKAAEKPKSRLSFTEAHRLKDLPDIMSRLEAEIGKLEALLADPELFTREPLKFRKATEALAERQTKLTNAEEEWLMLEEKAEG, encoded by the coding sequence ATGGCGCGCGCACCTCTGTTACAGCTCAATGATATCTCGCTGACCTTCGGCGGCGACCCGGTCTTTTCCGGGCTCGATCTGGTCGTGCAAGAGGGCGACCGGGTGGCGCTTGTCGGTCGGAATGGGTCGGGAAAATCCACACTTCTCAAGATCATGGCGGGTCTTGTTGAACCCGACCAAGGCACCCGGACTCTGCCGCCGGGCACCCATACGGGCTATATGGAGCAGGAGCCGGATTTTGAGGGCTATGCAACCCTCGGCGATTATGCGTTGAGCGATCTTGGCCCCGACCAGGCTTGGCGGGTCGAGGCGGCGGCGACCGGGCTGAAACTGCGGCTTGAGGCCGATGTGGCCCAGGCCTCGGGCGGTGAGCGGCGGCGTGCGGCGCTGGCCAAGCTTTTGGCCGAAGCGCCGGAGCTGATGCTGCTTGATGAGCCGACCAACCATCTCGACATTGAGGCGATCCGTTGGTTGGAAGCCGAACTGGCGCAGACCCGCACGGCCTATGTGCTGATCTCTCACGACCGGGCGTTTCTGACCGCGCTGACCCGCGCCACGCTTTGGGTTGATCGCGGCAAGGTGCGGCGACAGGAAAAGGGCTTCGCGCATTTCGAGGCCTGGCGCGATAAGACCTGGGAAGAGGAAGATCTCGCCCGCCACAAGCTCGACCGCAAGATCAAAGCCGAAGCACGTTGGGCCGTCGAAGGCATCTCTGCCCGGCGCAAGCGCAATATGGGGCGGGTCCGCGCCTTGGGTGATCTCCGCGCCGAACGGGCGAATATGATCCGACGGCAAGGCGCGGCGGGGATGGTGCTTGAGGCGGGTCCGCAATCAGGCAAGCGGGTGATCGAGGCCAAAGGTATTTCAAAGAGTTACGGCGAGAAGCTCATCTTGAAGCCGTTTGATCTTCGCATCCTGCGCGGCGACCGGATCGGCTTTGTCGGCCCCAATGGCGCGGGCAAAACCACGCTCCTGAACATCCTGACGGGGCAGCTTGCGCCCGATACCGGCAGTGTCACCCATGGCACCGGGCTGGAGATGGCGGTTTTCGACCAAACCCGCAGCGCGCTCGACCCGGAGGCGACGCTTTGGGATAGCCTGACGAACGACCCGCTGATGGGGGTGAATGGCCGCTCCGATCAGGTGATGGTACGGGGCCAGCCGCGCCATGTGGTGGGGTATCTGAAAGAGTTTCTGTTTGATGATGCGCAAGCACGGGCGCCGATCAAATCGCTCTCGGGCGGTGAGAAAGCCCGGCTGCTGCTGGCGAGGATCATGGCACGGGAATCAAACCTTTTGGTGCTTGATGAGCCGACCAATGACTTGGATGTCGAGACGCTTGATCTCTTGCAGGATCTGTTGGGCGACTACCCCGGCACGGTGCTCTTGGTAAGCCATGACCGGGATTTCCTCGACCGGGTGGTGACGACTACCGTGGCGATGGAAGGCGACGGCCAGGCCACAATCTACGCCGGCGGCTGGACCGATTACCAGACGCAGCGCGGCGAGGCCCGCAAGGTGGATGCCGTCAAACCAGCCGGATCAAAACCGGCAAAACAGGTCGCGCCGAAAGCGGCGGAGAAGCCGAAATCGCGCCTGTCCTTTACCGAAGCCCATCGTCTGAAAGACCTGCCAGATATCATGAGCCGCCTGGAGGCGGAGATCGGTAAGCTGGAGGCGCTTTTAGCCGATCCGGAGCTGTTCACCCGCGAGCCTTTGAAGTTCCGCAAAGCAACGGAAGCCTTAGCTGAGCGTCAGACGAAGCTGACCAACGCCGAGGAAGAGTGGTTGATGTTGGAAGAAAAAGCCGAGGGCTAG
- a CDS encoding DUF1007 family protein, whose protein sequence is MLEIGAPAPVSLILTETGQLETVHRRPVVGAAPNPSLEAAIYDPEFYIAFEMTLPMQITGREGCATELVRADLDAAYAVLQEEIERIGGAVSAEDNFPAVGTIFADRVVVTCAAD, encoded by the coding sequence ATGCTGGAGATCGGCGCGCCCGCACCGGTTTCGTTGATCCTGACAGAGACCGGGCAGTTAGAGACCGTCCATCGCAGGCCCGTTGTTGGCGCAGCACCAAACCCTTCGCTCGAAGCCGCGATCTATGATCCGGAGTTCTACATCGCCTTTGAAATGACCTTGCCGATGCAGATCACCGGGCGCGAAGGGTGCGCGACCGAGCTTGTCCGGGCCGATCTCGATGCGGCCTATGCCGTTTTGCAAGAAGAGATAGAGCGGATCGGTGGCGCGGTCTCGGCCGAGGACAACTTTCCCGCCGTTGGGACGATATTTGCGGATCGGGTTGTGGTGACATGCGCGGCGGACTGA
- a CDS encoding DUF3179 domain-containing protein, whose protein sequence is MRFAPLAAFLCAATLALPLAAQSVMMRVEWPNTDFETRSVDLDEIRSGGPGRDGIPALDDPRFIAAADETRIGDMEAVITLEFEGDTPRAYPIRYLTWHEIVNDEVGGIPVAVTFCPLCNSAITFDRRVDGRVLSFGVSGNLRHSDMVMYDRETESWWQQAIGEGIVGEMTGTDLIELPSWMESFAEFRDRNPDGLVMDEPDWRRPYGRNPYVGYDSSTRPFLYDGEMPPHGIEPLARVIRVGDRAWPMQRLAEVEEVTEAGVTITWEAGKASALDTENIGAGRDVGMIRVRDAAGADMPHDVMFAFAYHAFWPEGEWMLGN, encoded by the coding sequence ATGCGCTTTGCCCCGCTTGCCGCCTTTCTCTGCGCCGCCACGCTGGCGCTTCCCCTCGCCGCGCAATCGGTCATGATGCGCGTGGAATGGCCGAATACGGATTTTGAAACCCGCTCGGTCGATCTCGACGAAATTCGCTCTGGTGGGCCGGGGCGGGATGGGATCCCGGCGCTTGATGATCCACGCTTCATCGCTGCCGCCGATGAGACTCGGATCGGTGATATGGAGGCGGTGATTACCCTGGAATTTGAAGGCGATACGCCGCGCGCCTATCCGATCCGCTATCTCACCTGGCATGAGATCGTGAATGATGAGGTGGGCGGGATTCCGGTTGCCGTGACCTTCTGCCCGTTGTGCAATTCCGCGATCACCTTTGATCGGCGCGTCGACGGGCGGGTGTTGTCTTTTGGCGTCTCGGGCAATCTGCGCCATTCCGATATGGTGATGTATGACCGCGAAACCGAAAGCTGGTGGCAGCAAGCGATTGGCGAGGGGATTGTCGGCGAGATGACCGGCACCGATCTCATCGAACTGCCAAGCTGGATGGAGAGCTTCGCCGAGTTTCGCGACCGCAATCCGGATGGTCTGGTGATGGATGAGCCGGATTGGCGGCGGCCCTATGGGCGGAACCCTTATGTCGGTTATGACAGTTCCACGCGCCCGTTCCTTTATGATGGCGAGATGCCGCCGCATGGGATCGAGCCGCTGGCCCGGGTGATCCGGGTGGGCGACCGTGCCTGGCCGATGCAGCGTCTGGCCGAGGTCGAAGAGGTGACAGAAGCCGGGGTGACGATCACCTGGGAAGCCGGCAAAGCCTCGGCGCTCGACACCGAAAATATTGGCGCGGGCCGCGATGTAGGGATGATCCGGGTGCGGGATGCGGCGGGTGCCGATATGCCCCATGACGTGATGTTTGCCTTTGCCTATCACGCGTTTTGGCCAGAGGGCGAATGGATGCTCGGCAACTGA
- a CDS encoding YajG family lipoprotein — protein sequence MIRVTLLTSLVALAGCVTFPTQPIRTSTPAPVANPSPAPVVNGVPVTLTDGSRGLALWCAVPGDCIADARMACNNSQSIRSTADIDRNSARASEFFSRAETEPSTLVVACS from the coding sequence ATGATCCGAGTGACACTTTTGACCAGCCTTGTGGCGCTTGCGGGCTGCGTCACCTTTCCAACGCAACCCATCCGAACCAGCACGCCCGCCCCGGTCGCCAACCCGTCGCCCGCCCCGGTGGTCAACGGCGTTCCGGTGACATTGACCGATGGCAGCCGCGGCCTCGCGCTTTGGTGCGCTGTGCCGGGCGACTGCATCGCCGATGCCCGAATGGCGTGCAATAACAGCCAGTCGATCCGCTCGACCGCAGATATCGACCGCAATTCGGCCCGCGCATCGGAATTCTTCAGCCGCGCCGAAACCGAGCCGTCGACCTTGGTGGTCGCCTGTAGTTAA
- the parE gene encoding DNA topoisomerase IV subunit B has protein sequence MADDLLTGAPDPSAYDASSIEVLEGLEPVRKRPGMYIGGTDERALHHLVAEVLDNSMDEAVAGHASRIEVELNADYSVTIRDNGRGIPIDPHPKFPDKSALEVILCTLHAGGKFSGKAYETSGGLHGVGVSVVNALSDHLRVEVARNRELFVQEFSRGIPQGPVQAAGSAPNRRGTSVTFHADAEIFGSHRFKPARMMKMVRSKAYLFSGVEIRWKTAIDDGETPAEATFHFPGGLSDYLGETLGAASTYAEKPFAGKVSFQERFNQPGSVEWAINWTPSRDGFIQSYCNTVPTPEGGTHEQGFWAAVLKGIRAYGELAGNRKATQITRDDLITGGCALVSCFIREPEFVGQTKDRLATTEAARMVEGAVRDHFDNWLAADTKSAGAILDFLILRAEERLRRRQEKETARKSATKKLRLPGKLVDCSQQARDGTELFIVEGDSAGGSAKMARDRKTQALLPLRGKILNVLGAASSKLGQNAEISDLCQALGVGMGTKFNLDDLRYDKIIIMTDADVDGAHIAALLMTFFFSQMRPLIDGGHLYLACPPLFRLTQGARRVYCLDEIERDEWLEKGLGGKGKIDLSRFKGLGEMDAKDLKETTMDPASRKLIRVSIDEDEPGETGDLVERLMGKKPELRFQYIQENARFVEELDV, from the coding sequence ATGGCAGACGACCTCCTCACCGGCGCGCCCGATCCTTCCGCCTATGACGCCTCCTCGATTGAGGTGCTGGAGGGGTTGGAGCCCGTGCGCAAACGCCCCGGCATGTATATCGGTGGCACCGATGAGCGCGCGCTGCACCATCTGGTGGCAGAAGTCCTCGACAACTCGATGGACGAGGCCGTGGCCGGCCATGCCAGCCGGATCGAGGTAGAGTTGAACGCCGATTACTCCGTCACGATCCGCGATAATGGCCGTGGCATCCCGATCGACCCACATCCGAAATTCCCCGACAAATCCGCGCTGGAGGTGATCCTCTGCACGCTCCATGCGGGCGGCAAATTCTCCGGTAAAGCTTATGAGACCTCGGGCGGTTTGCACGGCGTCGGCGTCTCGGTGGTTAACGCACTCTCCGATCATCTGCGGGTCGAGGTGGCGCGGAATCGTGAGCTGTTCGTGCAAGAGTTCTCGCGCGGTATCCCGCAAGGCCCGGTGCAGGCGGCTGGCAGCGCGCCGAACCGGCGTGGCACCTCGGTGACCTTCCATGCCGATGCGGAAATCTTCGGGTCGCACCGATTCAAACCCGCGCGGATGATGAAGATGGTCCGCTCCAAGGCCTACCTCTTCTCCGGAGTCGAAATCCGCTGGAAAACCGCGATTGACGATGGCGAGACCCCGGCGGAGGCAACCTTCCATTTCCCCGGCGGCCTGTCCGATTACCTGGGCGAGACGCTTGGCGCGGCCTCGACCTATGCCGAGAAACCCTTTGCCGGGAAGGTCTCGTTTCAGGAGCGTTTCAACCAGCCGGGCAGCGTCGAATGGGCGATCAACTGGACCCCGTCGCGCGACGGGTTCATCCAAAGCTATTGTAACACCGTGCCGACGCCCGAAGGCGGCACCCATGAGCAAGGCTTCTGGGCCGCCGTTTTGAAAGGCATACGCGCCTATGGCGAGTTAGCGGGCAACCGGAAAGCGACGCAGATCACCCGCGATGACCTGATCACGGGCGGCTGCGCTCTGGTCTCCTGCTTCATCCGCGAGCCGGAATTTGTCGGCCAGACCAAAGACCGGCTGGCCACGACCGAGGCCGCGCGGATGGTCGAAGGCGCGGTCAGGGACCATTTTGACAACTGGCTGGCGGCAGATACGAAATCGGCGGGCGCGATCCTCGATTTCCTGATCCTGCGGGCCGAGGAACGCCTGCGGCGGCGGCAGGAGAAGGAAACCGCGCGGAAATCGGCGACGAAAAAGCTGCGCCTGCCCGGCAAACTGGTGGACTGCTCGCAGCAAGCCCGCGACGGCACAGAACTGTTCATCGTTGAAGGCGACAGCGCCGGCGGCTCGGCCAAAATGGCGCGGGATCGGAAGACGCAAGCGCTCCTGCCGCTTCGGGGTAAAATCCTGAACGTGCTTGGCGCGGCTTCGTCGAAATTGGGCCAGAATGCCGAGATTTCCGATCTCTGCCAGGCGCTTGGCGTCGGCATGGGCACGAAATTCAACCTCGACGATCTGCGCTATGACAAGATCATCATCATGACCGACGCGGATGTGGACGGCGCCCATATCGCTGCGCTTCTGATGACATTTTTCTTCAGCCAGATGCGCCCGCTGATCGATGGCGGCCATCTCTACCTGGCCTGCCCGCCGCTCTTCCGCCTGACCCAGGGCGCGCGGCGGGTCTATTGCCTGGACGAGATCGAGCGCGATGAATGGCTGGAAAAGGGCCTGGGCGGGAAAGGCAAGATCGACCTCTCGCGGTTCAAAGGCCTGGGCGAGATGGATGCGAAAGACCTGAAAGAAACCACGATGGATCCGGCCTCCCGCAAGCTGATCCGGGTGTCGATTGACGAGGATGAACCGGGCGAGACCGGCGATCTGGTGGAGCGGCTGATGGGCAAAAAGCCGGAGTTGCGGTTTCAGTACATCCAGGAGAACGCGCGGTTTGTGGAGGAGTTGGATGTTTGA
- a CDS encoding DUF1007 family protein gives MVRRILQFLALAVGFWGAPPPAQAHPHIFIDAGLELIHDLSGSLVEVRVTWRYDELYSLLLLQDYGLDQDFDGALTETEIADTLGFDLNWGAGFEGGSP, from the coding sequence ATGGTGCGACGTATCTTGCAGTTTTTGGCGCTTGCCGTGGGCTTTTGGGGCGCACCACCGCCCGCACAAGCGCATCCGCACATCTTTATCGATGCAGGGCTAGAGTTGATACATGATCTCTCCGGCTCTTTGGTCGAGGTGCGGGTGACGTGGCGCTATGATGAGCTCTATTCGCTCCTCTTGCTGCAAGATTATGGTTTAGACCAAGATTTCGATGGGGCTCTGACTGAGACCGAGATTGCGGATACTCTTGGTTTCGATCTGAACTGGGGCGCCGGCTTTGAAGGGGGCTCACCTTGA
- a CDS encoding c-type cytochrome, translated as MRVLTTALALIPLAFPASAQDVDRGERLYFQHCAVCHGEIAEGGGPMAEVLTVPPSDLTQIAARRDGAFPVIEIARLIDGRDPILTHGGEMPIFGFVFGEFNVVLRERGGGRF; from the coding sequence ATGCGTGTTTTGACGACGGCCCTGGCTTTGATCCCTCTGGCGTTTCCGGCGTCTGCCCAGGATGTGGATCGCGGGGAGCGGCTCTATTTCCAGCATTGCGCCGTTTGCCATGGCGAGATCGCCGAAGGCGGCGGGCCGATGGCCGAGGTGCTGACGGTGCCGCCCTCCGACCTCACCCAAATCGCCGCCCGCCGCGATGGTGCCTTCCCGGTGATCGAGATCGCCCGCCTGATCGACGGTCGCGACCCGATCCTGACCCATGGTGGCGAGATGCCGATCTTCGGCTTCGTGTTCGGCGAGTTCAACGTGGTCCTGCGCGAACGGGGCGGGGGACGCTTTTGA
- a CDS encoding tetratricopeptide repeat protein, producing MAVFVSPRRATYIRKAITFVSVTLISAAVFATTPGSSSLAQTALTSPDEGKNVPGGTGPLAPAVTPTPTPTPPATPTDTGDKGPQPTPVPQPAPAPQPAPQPAPTPPPAAPADTGGKGDDTPAPQPTPTPAPTEAPAEGPAPEAEVEATESEGAPENPEPEGTGAAEAAEIVAPEATAPPHSESTDSADAMPTDGAAMPAVMAALAESFPEGEAESFTEMLVSLPDGVTADTIGHLLYPRRQFDRAAWFFGAAAQAPNATAASLNNFGAMAMEVYADAPDDWSEAFLQAAYDALTLANELQPNDPAILNNLGNAARRLGLHDEAVDHSRRATELAPEEPLYWTNHARALDAAGDAEGAAAALARAHLLEPNGLALLETLPRLPSAGPSYSQALQNQCDVNFRCQEICPRSIIGGLMSVTCEIENSSAQIACMEGRPYPTSYRCEEDLPEYGILIPGLNAGFSVAVPGFSAHVLVQGDGRVDVRVEAGVSVGPVGGYVRGDGHFSPSGGASFDNLGGGARINVLPNSPANQLASDLGHPPVHIELEQVGEGPRQINVETYNYGLLSF from the coding sequence ATGGCCGTTTTCGTCAGCCCGCGCCGCGCGACCTATATCCGCAAAGCAATAACATTTGTGTCGGTGACGCTAATCTCAGCGGCCGTGTTCGCCACAACTCCAGGCAGCAGCAGCTTGGCGCAAACCGCGCTGACCAGTCCCGATGAGGGAAAGAACGTCCCCGGAGGCACCGGGCCGCTCGCCCCCGCCGTCACTCCCACGCCCACACCCACACCGCCAGCGACGCCGACCGATACCGGCGACAAAGGCCCGCAACCCACACCCGTCCCGCAACCTGCTCCTGCGCCGCAACCCGCGCCACAGCCGGCCCCCACGCCGCCACCTGCCGCTCCGGCCGACACGGGAGGTAAAGGGGACGACACCCCTGCCCCGCAACCAACGCCGACGCCTGCTCCGACAGAGGCACCGGCGGAAGGTCCAGCGCCAGAGGCAGAGGTCGAGGCAACCGAAAGCGAGGGGGCACCGGAAAACCCAGAACCAGAGGGCACAGGCGCGGCGGAGGCGGCAGAGATCGTCGCCCCAGAAGCCACCGCCCCGCCCCACTCGGAGAGCACGGACAGTGCAGACGCCATGCCAACGGATGGGGCAGCGATGCCAGCCGTCATGGCAGCGTTGGCAGAGAGTTTCCCAGAAGGTGAAGCGGAGAGTTTCACCGAAATGCTGGTCAGCCTGCCCGATGGCGTGACCGCCGACACAATCGGGCATCTGCTCTACCCGCGTCGCCAGTTTGATCGCGCGGCGTGGTTCTTTGGCGCGGCGGCGCAAGCGCCGAACGCCACCGCCGCCAGTCTCAACAATTTCGGGGCCATGGCGATGGAGGTCTATGCCGATGCGCCGGATGACTGGTCGGAGGCCTTCTTGCAGGCCGCCTATGACGCCCTGACATTGGCCAATGAGTTGCAACCGAATGATCCGGCGATCCTGAACAATCTGGGCAATGCAGCCCGCCGGTTGGGTCTGCACGATGAAGCCGTCGACCACAGCCGCCGCGCCACGGAGTTGGCCCCAGAAGAACCGCTTTATTGGACCAACCATGCTCGCGCCCTGGATGCCGCGGGCGATGCCGAAGGGGCCGCGGCCGCGCTGGCCCGGGCGCATCTCTTGGAGCCGAATGGCTTGGCGCTTCTGGAGACGCTGCCGCGCTTGCCCAGTGCCGGGCCGAGTTATTCACAAGCGCTGCAAAACCAGTGCGATGTGAATTTCCGCTGCCAGGAGATTTGCCCGCGCTCGATCATCGGCGGGTTGATGTCCGTCACATGCGAGATCGAAAACAGCTCCGCCCAGATCGCCTGCATGGAGGGCCGGCCCTATCCGACCAGCTATCGCTGTGAGGAAGACTTGCCGGAATATGGCATCCTGATCCCAGGGTTGAACGCTGGCTTCTCCGTCGCGGTGCCGGGTTTTTCGGCGCATGTGCTGGTGCAAGGCGATGGCCGTGTCGATGTCCGCGTCGAAGCCGGTGTCAGCGTTGGCCCGGTTGGCGGATATGTGCGCGGCGACGGGCATTTCTCCCCCTCAGGCGGGGCCAGCTTCGACAATCTGGGCGGTGGCGCGCGGATCAATGTCTTGCCAAACTCGCCAGCCAATCAACTGGCCAGCGACTTGGGCCACCCGCCCGTTCATATCGAGCTGGAACAGGTCGGTGAGGGCCCGCGCCAGATCAATGTGGAAACCTATAACTACGGGCTTCTCTCGTTCTGA
- the ppk2 gene encoding polyphosphate kinase 2, with amino-acid sequence MEDLKTVETAPPIKPTKSVRPNVGFPTVTPDTIRQAFESGAYPYETKLSRRSYENQKAKIQAELLKAQKWIGETGQKIVILFEGRDAAGKGGTIKRFMEHLNPREARVVALNKPTDEERGQWFFQRYVEHLPTAGEMVFYDRSWYNRAGVERVMGFCAPNDYLEFMRQTPELERMLVRSGIKLYKYWFSVTQEEQRARFASRADDPLKRWKLSPIDKASLDKWADYTEAKEAMFFYTDTADAPWTVIKSNDKKRARINCMLHFLDSLEYPDKDLRIAHAPDPLIVGQAAHVIHNADHILGTSLHPDRRYKS; translated from the coding sequence ATGGAAGATCTCAAGACCGTCGAAACCGCGCCACCGATAAAACCCACCAAATCGGTGCGACCGAATGTGGGTTTCCCAACCGTCACACCGGATACCATCCGTCAGGCCTTCGAGAGCGGGGCATACCCTTACGAGACCAAGCTCTCCCGGCGGAGCTACGAGAACCAGAAGGCCAAGATTCAAGCTGAATTGCTCAAGGCGCAGAAATGGATCGGGGAAACCGGCCAGAAGATCGTGATCCTGTTCGAAGGCCGCGATGCGGCGGGCAAAGGCGGCACGATCAAACGCTTCATGGAGCATTTGAACCCGCGTGAGGCACGTGTGGTTGCGCTGAACAAACCCACGGATGAGGAACGCGGCCAGTGGTTCTTTCAACGCTATGTCGAGCATTTGCCGACTGCGGGCGAAATGGTGTTCTACGACCGCTCCTGGTACAATCGCGCCGGTGTTGAGCGGGTGATGGGGTTCTGCGCCCCGAACGATTATCTGGAGTTCATGCGCCAGACGCCGGAGCTCGAACGGATGTTGGTGCGCTCCGGGATCAAGCTCTACAAATACTGGTTTTCGGTGACGCAAGAAGAGCAACGCGCGCGGTTCGCCAGCCGGGCCGACGATCCGCTCAAACGCTGGAAGCTGAGTCCAATTGACAAGGCGAGCTTGGACAAATGGGCGGATTACACCGAGGCGAAAGAGGCGATGTTCTTCTACACCGACACCGCCGATGCGCCCTGGACGGTGATTAAGTCAAACGACAAGAAACGCGCGCGGATCAACTGCATGCTGCATTTTCTCGACAGTTTGGAATATCCGGACAAAGACCTGCGGATCGCCCATGCGCCGGACCCTCTGATCGTTGGGCAAGCGGCGCATGTGATCCACAATGCAGACCATATCCTGGGCACCTCGCTGCACCCCGATAGGCGGTATAAGAGCTAA
- a CDS encoding peptidylprolyl isomerase: protein MRKLALALSLLASPALASGLEIDVAGEAEGTIVIDLFEDLAPQHVERISTLAAEGAYENVVFHRVIDGFMAQTGDVEFGRMGQDMRYAGRGGSSYPDLPAEFSDRPFERGIIGMARSNDPDSANSQFFIMFGSTPQLNGQYTVVGEVVEGMEIVDAIKRGTGRNGAVIGEPDRMTAVRVTD, encoded by the coding sequence ATGCGTAAGCTGGCTTTGGCACTGTCCCTCTTGGCCAGCCCGGCGCTGGCCAGCGGGCTGGAGATCGACGTGGCGGGGGAGGCCGAGGGCACGATTGTCATCGACCTGTTCGAAGATCTGGCGCCGCAGCATGTGGAGCGGATCAGCACGCTGGCCGCCGAAGGCGCCTATGAAAACGTTGTGTTCCACCGCGTGATTGATGGGTTCATGGCGCAGACTGGCGACGTGGAATTTGGCCGAATGGGGCAGGATATGCGCTATGCCGGGCGGGGCGGGTCGAGCTACCCCGACTTGCCCGCCGAATTCTCAGACCGCCCGTTTGAGCGCGGCATCATCGGCATGGCGCGCAGCAATGACCCGGACAGTGCAAACAGTCAGTTCTTCATCATGTTCGGATCGACCCCACAGCTGAACGGCCAATACACCGTGGTGGGTGAGGTCGTCGAAGGGATGGAGATCGTTGATGCGATCAAACGCGGCACCGGGCGCAATGGCGCGGTGATTGGCGAGCCGGACCGGATGACGGCGGTGCGGGTCACCGACTGA
- a CDS encoding DMT family transporter, whose protein sequence is MTHHALIMLAAGIGIPLLAALNARLGANIGSPAAAALILFLVALVATTVTMVVSGGTGALSNLAAQPKHLFLAGLFVAFYVLSITWVAPTFGVGNAVFFVLLGQLISAAAIDHFGLFGAQVASLSPMRIAGILVMALGVALTQFASRG, encoded by the coding sequence ATGACACATCACGCTTTGATCATGCTGGCCGCCGGGATCGGCATTCCGCTTCTCGCCGCTTTGAACGCGCGGCTTGGGGCCAATATCGGCTCGCCTGCTGCGGCGGCGCTGATCCTGTTTCTGGTGGCGTTGGTCGCGACGACCGTCACCATGGTGGTGAGCGGCGGCACCGGGGCGCTGTCAAACCTCGCCGCACAACCGAAGCACCTGTTTCTGGCGGGCTTATTCGTGGCCTTCTATGTGTTGTCGATCACCTGGGTCGCGCCCACATTCGGGGTCGGGAACGCGGTGTTTTTCGTGCTGTTGGGGCAGTTGATCTCGGCGGCGGCGATTGATCATTTCGGCCTTTTCGGGGCGCAGGTGGCGTCTTTGTCACCGATGCGGATCGCCGGGATCTTGGTGATGGCATTGGGCGTCGCGCTGACCCAGTTCGCCAGCCGCGGCTAG